The nucleotide window GAGGCGCAGCTCGCTGACGCGCGTGGTGGAGGAGGGCCATTGGCGCGCCTCGCCCAGCGTCTTCAGATGGTCCTCATAGGCGAAGCGCGGCACCGCGTCGTCCGGCTGTGGCTGCAGCTCGGCGCGGGCGATGCGGCCGGACTGCAGCGCCTCGAACACCGGGAGCCGGCCGCCACGGGTCAGCGCATGGATAAGGGCGGTGGTGAAGATGGTCTTGCCGGCCCGCGACAGGCCGGTGACGCCGAGGCGCAGGGTGGGATGGGCGATGCCTTCCACCCGGTCGGCCAGGGTCCGCAGCGCAATTCGCGCCTCGTCCATGGCGTCGGTGACGCGCACCATGCTCAGTCGGTTCCGGAGAGCTCGCGCGGAGTGACGAAGCGGTCGAGCCGCGCAGTACCCGGCGCCACCTCGCACCAGTCGTCCACGGGAAGATCGATGACGGCGAGGGCGCCGGTGGGGAATTTCTCGGACATCTTCGACAAATGGGATGCCGACCCCGACGATACAAGCAGCTCGGCAAGGTCGCTGAGGCCGGGATTGTGGCCCACCAGCATGAGGCTGTGGGCTTCCCTCGGCTGCTCGCGCACCACCGACAGGAGCCGCGCGGCGGAGGCGTCGTAGACCCGCGGCTCGCTTGCCACCACCTTCACCGGCGGCAGCTGGGCGGCCACCAGGTCCCAGGTCTCGCGGGTGCGGCGTGCCGGCGAGACCAGCACGCGATCGGCCACCAACTGCTCATGGGCGATATAGGCACCGATGCGCGGCGCCGCCGCGCGACCCCGCGGAGCCAGCGGGCGCTCAGGGTCGACAATGCCGTCCGGCCAGTCGGACTTGGCGTGGCGCAGCAAAATCAGACGGCGCATGAGCTTTTGAACCAATCAATGAAATGCCGCTTCTTATGACCGACGGACTGTGTGCAGTGCAACCAGAATGCCCGCGCCGCAGCGTCACGCCCCGCCCGATACCAGCGCCGGGGCGCCGCGCGAAATGTCACGAGAGTGCCGCAAATAAACGGTTTCTCAAGCGGAAGGCATCAGCATGGGCCGGTGCCTGGCGGATAGTCTTCATGATCGATACGGCCTCGTCCCGCGCGGCGGCGCAGGATGTTACCGACCGGGAGCGGTCGGACGCGGCGCTGAAGCGCACCTATGATTGCGATATCTGCGTCGTCGGGGACGACGTGGCGGGGCTGGCCATTGCCATCGATCTGGCCCGGCGGGGGCGGGAGGTCATCCTGCTCACCTTCACCGGGGCGCGGCCGCTCCCCCTCGACGGTATTTTGAGCCCCGGCTTCGCCATGC belongs to Xanthobacter autotrophicus Py2 and includes:
- a CDS encoding putative phosphohistidine phosphatase, SixA (PFAM: Phosphoglycerate mutase~KEGG: ret:RHE_CH01752 putative phosphohistidine phosphatase protein), translating into MRRLILLRHAKSDWPDGIVDPERPLAPRGRAAAPRIGAYIAHEQLVADRVLVSPARRTRETWDLVAAQLPPVKVVASEPRVYDASAARLLSVVREQPREAHSLMLVGHNPGLSDLAELLVSSGSASHLSKMSEKFPTGALAVIDLPVDDWCEVAPGTARLDRFVTPRELSGTD